From one Salinibacterium hongtaonis genomic stretch:
- a CDS encoding ABC transporter permease → MKSGLARRLLLGAILPIALIAAWSLSSVFELIPRTSLPSPWKVVETFGTWIFGTGGGPYDGTWIEAVAASGGRVLIGFSVALVLGVVLGVLAGFFRPFGEIIDPFVQMLRPIPSTAWVPLTLVFFGFGFQGAVFLIALGAFFPIFLNTMEGVRGVTGSLTRVGRMLGSSTFQLLRHFVVPASLPSMFIGIRLSVGLSWVLVVVAEMLSVRAGIGYTLMDAYSMGRYDVIISAMITLGLLGFLSDRLVVIIQNSALTWHRETSIQDA, encoded by the coding sequence ATGAAATCTGGTTTGGCGAGACGATTGCTCCTCGGAGCCATCCTCCCCATAGCGCTGATCGCCGCATGGTCGCTCAGCAGCGTCTTCGAACTCATCCCGCGCACCTCTCTGCCCTCCCCGTGGAAGGTTGTCGAAACCTTCGGCACCTGGATCTTCGGAACCGGCGGCGGCCCCTACGACGGAACCTGGATCGAGGCCGTTGCGGCCAGCGGTGGCCGAGTGCTCATCGGCTTCTCCGTGGCCCTCGTGCTGGGTGTCGTGCTGGGAGTGCTTGCCGGCTTCTTCAGGCCGTTTGGCGAAATCATCGATCCGTTCGTTCAGATGCTTCGGCCCATCCCCAGCACGGCGTGGGTGCCACTCACCCTGGTGTTCTTCGGTTTCGGGTTTCAGGGTGCGGTGTTTCTCATCGCCCTCGGCGCCTTCTTTCCGATCTTTCTCAACACAATGGAGGGCGTGCGTGGGGTGACCGGCTCGCTCACCCGGGTGGGCCGCATGCTGGGCTCCTCTACGTTTCAGCTGCTGCGCCACTTTGTCGTGCCGGCGTCGCTCCCCAGCATGTTCATCGGCATCCGCCTAAGCGTGGGGCTCTCCTGGGTGCTCGTGGTCGTCGCTGAGATGCTGTCGGTGCGAGCCGGCATCGGCTACACGCTCATGGACGCGTATTCCATGGGGCGTTACGACGTGATCATCTCGGCCATGATCACGCTGGGCCTGCTCGGGTTTCTCTCGGACCGCCTCGTTGTGATCATTCAGAACAGTGCCCTCACCTGGCACAGAGAGACGAGCATCCAGGATGCCTGA
- a CDS encoding flavin reductase family protein, producing MSNSPVARITDAGNAPDGAAEHELRDGLSADDFKAAFRNHPAGVAVITADAGTGPVGLTATSVFSVSTEPPLLVFSVSAMSSSAAAILASDTVVVHLLGAEQLDLATLCATSGIDRFADTTIWDRLITGEPYFPAADGWIRGRIVERMSAGNSTVIAVHALQSSSVESASAPLVYHNRTWHALGEQSAI from the coding sequence ATGAGCAATAGCCCAGTCGCACGCATAACCGACGCCGGCAACGCCCCCGATGGCGCCGCCGAGCACGAACTGCGCGATGGCCTCAGCGCCGACGACTTTAAGGCGGCGTTCCGAAACCACCCCGCAGGCGTCGCCGTCATCACCGCGGATGCTGGCACCGGCCCGGTAGGCCTCACCGCGACATCCGTCTTCTCTGTGAGCACCGAACCGCCGCTGCTCGTGTTCTCCGTTTCGGCCATGTCGTCCAGCGCAGCGGCAATTCTCGCCTCAGACACCGTGGTCGTTCATCTGCTGGGGGCGGAGCAGCTCGACCTGGCCACGCTGTGCGCCACGAGCGGCATCGATCGGTTCGCCGACACCACCATCTGGGATCGCCTCATCACGGGCGAACCCTACTTTCCAGCAGCGGACGGCTGGATTCGCGGGCGCATCGTCGAGCGGATGTCCGCCGGCAACTCCACCGTCATCGCCGTCCATGCGCTGCAGTCGAGCAGTGTCGAGTCGGCCTCGGCCCCGCTCGTTTATCACAACCGCACGTGGCACGCCCTCGGCGAGCAGTCCGCGATTTAA
- a CDS encoding ABC transporter ATP-binding protein yields the protein MPETIVSCAGLVRTFTAKDGTENAVLKGLDLTVERGECVVIIGPSGCGKSTLLNLLAGFDKPTAGSLTVAGSAVTGPGPERAVVFQDYALLPWLTTVQNVAIGLRIKGMKKKERLQKARHYLDIVGLGHAADREVYRLSGGMQQRVSIARALALEPAILLMDEPFGALDAIQRGIMHTELTRIRKETKSTVLFITHSLEEAVFLGDRVIALSHGTSGAPAEVAVPLAYPRDALAPEFLDIMREVRSLLPEQASAAV from the coding sequence ATGCCTGAAACAATCGTCAGCTGCGCAGGTCTCGTTCGAACCTTCACCGCGAAGGATGGAACGGAGAATGCGGTTCTCAAGGGCCTTGATCTCACGGTCGAGCGCGGCGAATGCGTCGTGATTATCGGCCCATCGGGCTGCGGCAAATCGACTCTGCTCAACCTCCTTGCTGGGTTCGACAAGCCCACCGCCGGTTCACTCACCGTTGCCGGTTCGGCGGTGACGGGCCCCGGCCCCGAGCGGGCCGTTGTGTTTCAGGACTACGCGCTGCTGCCGTGGCTCACGACCGTGCAGAATGTGGCCATCGGCCTGCGCATCAAGGGCATGAAGAAAAAAGAGCGGCTGCAGAAGGCCCGCCACTACCTCGACATCGTCGGGCTTGGTCATGCCGCCGACCGCGAGGTATACCGGCTTTCGGGCGGCATGCAACAGCGGGTGTCTATCGCCAGGGCGCTCGCCCTCGAACCGGCGATTCTGCTCATGGACGAGCCGTTCGGTGCGCTGGACGCGATCCAGCGAGGCATCATGCACACCGAGCTCACGCGCATTCGCAAGGAGACCAAGAGCACCGTGCTCTTCATCACCCACAGCCTGGAAGAGGCCGTGTTTCTGGGGGATCGCGTGATCGCGCTGAGCCACGGAACGAGTGGAGCGCCGGCCGAAGTTGCCGTGCCGTTGGCCTATCCCAGAGATGCGCTGGCACCGGAGTTTCTCGACATCATGCGCGAGGTGCGGTCGCTGCTGCCCGAGCAGGCTTCGGCTGCTGTCTAG
- the bcp gene encoding thioredoxin-dependent thiol peroxidase — MPETTLAVGDAAPDFTLEDHAGKQVSLADYRGRKVIVYFYPAASTPGCTLQACDFRDSLGSLASAGYAVIGISKDAPAKLAKFSETESLTFPLLSDPELTAHQAYGAWGEKNNYGKKIMGTKRSTFIIDEEGRIEHALYNVKATGHVARLRKMLGLPDAA; from the coding sequence ATGCCTGAAACCACCCTCGCCGTCGGCGATGCGGCCCCCGATTTCACTCTCGAAGATCATGCAGGCAAGCAGGTTTCTCTCGCCGACTACCGCGGCCGCAAGGTGATCGTCTACTTCTACCCGGCGGCCAGCACCCCCGGCTGCACCCTTCAGGCCTGCGACTTTCGCGACAGCCTGGGCTCGCTAGCATCCGCCGGATATGCGGTGATCGGCATATCGAAGGATGCTCCGGCCAAGTTGGCCAAATTCAGCGAGACCGAGTCGCTGACCTTCCCGCTGCTGAGCGACCCCGAGCTCACGGCGCACCAGGCGTATGGCGCGTGGGGCGAGAAGAATAACTACGGCAAGAAGATCATGGGAACCAAGCGGTCGACGTTCATCATCGACGAAGAAGGGCGCATCGAGCACGCGCTGTACAACGTCAAAGCAACGGGCCATGTTGCTCGCCTGCGCAAGATGCTGGGGCTGCCGGACGCAGCCTAG
- a CDS encoding aldo/keto reductase, translating to MTQRATTGLLLGPLGFGAMSLSSAYGPISEDETQPLLAAVLDAGITHLDTANLYGNGASERAIGRFLRGRDRESVTIASKVGITAGDGFGTRGIRGDRAYIHEQIDLTLSRLGTDYVDLYYQHRIDPDIPIEETVGALAELVEAGKIRAIGLSEATADELRRASAVHPIAAVQSEWSIVSRDIETYVVPAAVELGITVVPYSPLSRALLTDEFDREAASADLRSSFPRFFPENLDANLALASEVTAIARAHGVSTQEVAIAWLFAKGRDAGAAVSVIPGTRSIRHLHSNVRALALDLSSTDVAALDTIASRVQGPRSARASWVSGGREGLI from the coding sequence ATGACCCAGCGCGCAACCACCGGACTGCTTCTCGGCCCCCTCGGTTTCGGAGCGATGTCGCTCTCCTCCGCCTATGGCCCCATCTCGGAGGACGAGACCCAACCGCTTTTGGCCGCCGTTCTCGACGCGGGCATCACTCATCTCGACACCGCCAACCTCTACGGCAATGGCGCGAGCGAGCGAGCCATCGGGCGATTCCTCAGGGGTCGCGACCGCGAATCGGTGACCATCGCATCCAAGGTGGGAATCACGGCGGGCGACGGATTCGGCACTCGCGGAATCCGGGGAGACCGCGCGTACATCCATGAGCAGATCGACCTCACGCTCTCTCGCCTCGGCACCGACTACGTTGACCTCTACTACCAACACCGCATCGACCCGGACATCCCCATCGAAGAGACCGTCGGCGCCCTCGCCGAGCTTGTCGAGGCGGGCAAGATCCGCGCTATCGGGCTCTCGGAGGCCACAGCGGACGAGCTGCGCAGGGCCAGCGCCGTTCACCCCATCGCCGCGGTGCAGTCGGAGTGGAGCATCGTCAGCCGGGATATCGAGACCTACGTCGTTCCCGCTGCGGTCGAGCTCGGCATCACCGTCGTGCCCTACTCGCCTCTCTCGCGGGCTCTGCTCACCGACGAGTTCGACCGGGAGGCGGCGAGCGCTGACCTTCGCTCCTCGTTCCCTCGGTTCTTTCCCGAAAATCTCGACGCCAATCTTGCCCTCGCCAGCGAGGTCACCGCCATCGCGCGCGCCCATGGTGTGAGCACACAGGAGGTCGCCATTGCGTGGCTGTTCGCCAAGGGGCGGGATGCTGGGGCAGCCGTCTCTGTCATTCCCGGAACGCGCAGCATCCGTCATCTGCACAGCAATGTGCGGGCACTCGCTCTCGATCTGAGTTCCACCGACGTGGCGGCACTCGACACCATCGCCTCCCGAGTGCAGGGCCCCCGCAGCGCGCGAGCCTCCTGGGTTTCCGGCGGCCGGGAGGGGCTCATCTAA
- a CDS encoding MBL fold metallo-hydrolase: MKINQTVHRIGNEIVAAYLVVTPQGVTLIDAGLSGHWRDLIAELRSLGLTLEDVRGLVVTHGDTDHIGFAERLRRETGVPVYVHSADAARARGEAKPEAAWGGMKVGAVARFVAYAARKGGLRTRYLTKVVEISGGQVLDLPGSPRVIGLPGHSPRSIAIHVPEADALFVGDALTTRHVLTGERGPQPAPFTDEPERAIESLHGLTGVEATWVLPGHGTPWSGGVASVVQAVDAFGSR; this comes from the coding sequence ATGAAGATCAACCAAACGGTGCACCGCATCGGCAACGAGATAGTCGCCGCGTACCTCGTGGTGACTCCGCAGGGTGTGACACTGATCGACGCCGGCCTGAGCGGGCACTGGCGAGACTTGATCGCAGAGTTGAGAAGCCTCGGCCTCACCCTGGAAGATGTGCGCGGACTCGTGGTCACGCACGGCGACACCGACCACATCGGGTTTGCCGAGCGGCTGCGTCGGGAAACGGGGGTGCCGGTCTACGTCCATTCAGCGGATGCTGCGCGCGCCCGCGGCGAGGCAAAGCCCGAGGCGGCCTGGGGTGGCATGAAGGTGGGCGCTGTTGCCCGCTTTGTCGCCTACGCAGCCCGCAAAGGAGGGCTTCGCACACGCTACCTGACGAAGGTTGTTGAGATTTCCGGCGGTCAGGTGTTGGACCTGCCGGGGTCGCCGAGGGTGATCGGGCTGCCCGGCCACTCGCCCAGAAGCATCGCCATCCATGTCCCCGAGGCGGATGCGCTGTTCGTGGGTGATGCGCTCACGACCCGACACGTGCTCACGGGGGAGCGGGGCCCGCAGCCCGCGCCGTTCACAGACGAGCCCGAGCGGGCGATTGAGTCGCTGCACGGGCTCACAGGGGTGGAGGCGACCTGGGTTCTGCCGGGTCACGGCACACCCTGGAGCGGCGGAGTTGCCTCGGTGGTACAGGCAGTCGACGCGTTCGGCAGTCGCTGA
- a CDS encoding TetR/AcrR family transcriptional regulator yields MPTPDRTSLPQIVAQARDILEADGLPGLTMQAVADRVGVRAPSLYKRVASRDSLIRLVVEQTAKELGVALTAAKPSADADARVEFHDMLQAFRAFALAHPAAYQLTFAPHGEASAPDPQVLADASAPVLAIATRLAGRDQALPAARTITAWAHGFVTMELTGAFRLGGNVDQAWEFGVAHLTEALSGD; encoded by the coding sequence ATGCCCACACCCGACCGCACTTCCCTCCCGCAGATCGTGGCGCAGGCCCGCGACATCCTCGAGGCCGACGGCCTGCCGGGCCTCACCATGCAGGCCGTCGCCGATCGCGTCGGCGTGCGCGCGCCGTCCCTCTACAAACGCGTCGCATCCCGCGACAGCCTCATCCGCCTCGTTGTCGAGCAGACGGCCAAAGAACTCGGCGTCGCCCTCACCGCGGCAAAACCAAGCGCCGATGCGGATGCCCGGGTCGAGTTCCACGACATGCTGCAGGCCTTCCGGGCATTCGCACTCGCCCACCCCGCCGCCTACCAATTGACGTTCGCCCCGCACGGCGAAGCGTCCGCACCAGACCCGCAGGTCCTTGCCGATGCCAGCGCGCCCGTCTTAGCAATCGCAACCCGGCTCGCAGGGCGCGACCAAGCCCTGCCCGCAGCCCGCACGATCACGGCCTGGGCCCATGGATTTGTGACGATGGAACTTACGGGAGCGTTCCGACTCGGCGGCAATGTCGACCAAGCGTGGGAGTTCGGGGTCGCGCACCTCACCGAGGCGCTATCGGGCGATTAA
- a CDS encoding HNH endonuclease family protein, with the protein MHHSRKLRNTRSRAPWLIAPLVLLALVVGATASGQDLWADTDAPVGASPATQPTPAPPAPGAPAPSAPAQNAPAQNAPAGTALALLETIPVKGRAAKTGYDRDSQFGQAWADVDRNGCDTRNDILNRDLADTTKSGACRVLTGVLADPYTATTISFTRGAATSSAVQIDHVVALMDAWQKGAQQLTQEQRVALANDPINLIAVDGPTNSRKGASDAASWLPPNKTFRCEYVARQVSIKAAYGLWMTSAEKTQIASVLSTCPEQPAFSSDLAAQRAAG; encoded by the coding sequence GTGCACCACTCCCGCAAGCTCCGAAACACCCGCTCCCGAGCTCCCTGGCTGATTGCCCCGCTCGTACTTCTCGCCCTCGTCGTCGGGGCCACGGCATCCGGTCAAGACTTGTGGGCCGACACCGATGCCCCGGTGGGCGCCAGCCCAGCTACGCAACCGACACCCGCACCTCCGGCCCCGGGCGCACCTGCACCGAGCGCCCCTGCACAGAACGCCCCTGCGCAGAACGCCCCTGCGGGAACCGCCCTGGCGCTGCTCGAGACGATTCCGGTGAAGGGCCGCGCCGCTAAAACCGGTTATGACCGCGATTCCCAGTTCGGCCAGGCCTGGGCCGACGTCGACCGCAATGGATGTGACACTCGCAACGACATCCTCAATCGCGACCTTGCCGACACCACAAAATCGGGCGCATGCCGGGTGCTAACAGGGGTTCTCGCCGACCCTTACACCGCCACAACGATCAGCTTCACGCGAGGGGCCGCGACCTCGTCCGCTGTGCAGATCGACCACGTCGTAGCCCTGATGGATGCGTGGCAAAAGGGGGCGCAGCAGCTTACGCAAGAGCAGCGCGTAGCCCTGGCCAACGACCCCATCAACCTCATCGCCGTCGACGGCCCCACCAACTCGCGAAAAGGCGCCAGTGACGCGGCTTCCTGGTTGCCGCCCAACAAGACCTTCCGCTGCGAATACGTTGCCCGCCAGGTGTCGATCAAGGCTGCGTACGGGCTGTGGATGACCTCTGCGGAGAAGACCCAGATCGCTTCCGTTCTGTCGACGTGTCCCGAGCAGCCTGCGTTCAGCTCCGACCTGGCGGCCCAGCGCGCCGCTGGCTAG
- a CDS encoding WhiB family transcriptional regulator has protein sequence MDWRDNAACLTADPELFFPVGNTGPAVDQIEKAKSVCGRCSVTEMCLQYALDTNQDSGVWGGLSEDERRALKRRAARARRAS, from the coding sequence ATGGATTGGCGCGATAACGCCGCATGTCTCACGGCTGACCCGGAGCTGTTCTTCCCCGTGGGGAACACTGGCCCCGCAGTGGACCAGATCGAGAAGGCCAAGTCTGTCTGCGGCCGCTGCAGTGTGACCGAGATGTGCCTTCAGTATGCACTTGACACCAACCAGGATTCCGGCGTGTGGGGTGGCCTCAGCGAAGACGAGCGCCGCGCCCTCAAGCGCCGCGCCGCGCGCGCTCGGCGGGCCTCATAG
- a CDS encoding IclR family transcriptional regulator produces the protein MAASKSPAATATLEILKLLSRMQRPVSTSLIIEELGLPRSTAYQLLRILVDEGFLVHLEETHRYALGLASFEVGAAFSYQQPLTRIGERAVSALVARQGHSGHLCVMHGRDVLYLVECRAPSTTPLVTDVGVRLPSHLTASGRSMLAAMPPSQVRAIYPDRRDFATRNGTGPNGPAALKRVLDRTRTLGFGFVDDDVSPGMSSVAVAIRDTNGHPIGSVALTFATTVVDHPGDCDARIGLDRRKALAATVSECALEIEQRLLGRHQA, from the coding sequence ATGGCAGCATCCAAATCTCCCGCAGCGACCGCGACGCTCGAGATTCTCAAGCTGCTCTCGCGCATGCAGCGGCCGGTGAGCACGTCACTCATCATCGAGGAACTGGGGCTGCCGCGATCCACCGCCTACCAACTGCTCAGAATCCTCGTCGACGAGGGTTTTCTCGTTCACCTCGAAGAGACTCACCGCTACGCCCTCGGCCTCGCGTCGTTCGAGGTCGGTGCCGCCTTCTCCTACCAGCAACCCTTGACCCGCATCGGCGAGCGGGCCGTGAGCGCCCTCGTTGCCCGTCAGGGGCACAGCGGGCACCTCTGCGTGATGCACGGCCGAGATGTGCTCTACCTCGTCGAGTGCCGGGCGCCCAGCACCACCCCTCTCGTCACCGACGTCGGCGTGCGGCTCCCCTCCCACCTCACGGCAAGTGGCCGGTCGATGCTCGCCGCAATGCCGCCGAGCCAGGTGCGCGCCATTTACCCCGATCGCCGGGACTTCGCGACCCGCAACGGCACGGGCCCCAACGGGCCTGCCGCCCTCAAGCGCGTTCTCGACCGCACGCGCACTCTGGGCTTCGGCTTCGTGGACGACGATGTGAGCCCCGGCATGTCATCCGTCGCCGTGGCCATCCGCGATACCAACGGTCACCCCATCGGCAGTGTGGCCCTCACGTTCGCCACGACCGTCGTCGATCACCCCGGCGACTGTGACGCGAGAATCGGGCTTGACCGCAGAAAAGCGCTGGCTGCGACGGTCAGCGAATGCGCCCTTGAGATCGAACAGCGCCTCCTGGGCCGCCACCAGGCGTAA
- a CDS encoding ABC transporter substrate-binding protein, with the protein MRKSLLTRAAAVVAGTAMALSLVACSTSDAAPKADESANPTVVFGWLKSTADLAAYYAETVAEDQPIELQSELFKTAVDVQTALNSNQINIGMLTPVHLLRAVEAGQDLIQISGNTRGNSGIMLSKELGIEPGDWDALKDVLSERKLTIAASRGSINEALAIATLEHHGIDVEKSIELVNVTDFSQHGEGVRLGEFDGAFTMETFATLMQVGGYADLFAKPYDTEAGDINTIFVANRTWASENPEAVQAFVDTIVASSDALASDDELNISVGMELMGIDRETAEMALSNNRYELDLGVEETKVFAQLFFKLGHLERDLSDELDDYVTTEFVDAARG; encoded by the coding sequence TTGAGAAAATCACTGCTCACGCGCGCCGCTGCGGTCGTCGCCGGAACAGCCATGGCCCTCTCGCTCGTAGCCTGCAGCACCTCGGATGCCGCCCCGAAGGCGGACGAGTCTGCCAACCCCACGGTCGTTTTCGGCTGGCTTAAGTCGACAGCAGACCTGGCCGCGTACTATGCCGAGACGGTCGCGGAGGATCAGCCCATCGAGCTGCAGTCAGAGCTGTTCAAGACCGCTGTTGACGTGCAGACCGCCCTCAATAGCAACCAGATCAATATCGGGATGCTGACCCCCGTTCACCTGCTCCGCGCGGTCGAGGCCGGCCAGGATCTGATTCAGATCTCGGGCAATACGCGCGGCAACTCGGGCATCATGCTGAGCAAGGAACTCGGCATCGAGCCCGGCGACTGGGATGCGCTCAAGGACGTACTCTCCGAGCGCAAGCTCACGATCGCCGCATCGCGCGGTTCGATCAATGAGGCCCTCGCCATCGCAACCCTTGAACACCACGGCATCGACGTCGAGAAGTCGATCGAGCTTGTGAACGTGACCGACTTTTCGCAGCACGGCGAGGGGGTTCGCCTGGGCGAGTTCGACGGCGCCTTCACGATGGAGACGTTCGCGACTCTCATGCAGGTAGGGGGCTACGCCGACCTCTTCGCCAAGCCTTATGACACCGAGGCTGGGGACATCAACACGATCTTTGTGGCCAACCGCACGTGGGCATCCGAGAACCCTGAGGCAGTTCAGGCGTTCGTCGACACGATCGTGGCGTCATCCGATGCCCTCGCCTCCGACGATGAATTGAACATTTCGGTCGGTATGGAACTGATGGGGATCGATCGCGAGACCGCCGAGATGGCGCTCTCCAACAACCGGTACGAGCTCGACCTCGGCGTTGAAGAGACCAAGGTGTTCGCCCAGCTGTTCTTCAAGCTCGGACACCTTGAGCGTGATCTCAGCGACGAGCTCGACGACTACGTCACCACCGAGTTCGTCGACGCGGCGCGAGGCTAA
- the hutH gene encoding histidine ammonia-lyase, translating to MGDGGLAAAQVVAIARDGARVRITDEALDGMSATRHIIDSLADDTTAHYGVSTGFGALATTYISPELRVQLQRSLVRSHAASSGPAVEIEVVRGTMALRLATLATGRTGVRPIVAQRYAALLNAAITPIVGEYGSLGCSGDLAPLAHCALAVMGEGDVVDSSGSVVSASSALAAAGIEPLELHEKEGLALINGTDGMLAMLCLALHDLDGLLTVADVAAAMSIEGLQGTDRVFAADLQALRPHPGQAVSAANMRAVLADSPIIAAHKSTGFTRVQDAYSLRCAPQVHGAVRDTMSHTRLVAERELGSAIDNPVVTLDGRLESNGNFHGAPLGYALDFLAIAVADLASMSERRTDRFLDPARNHGLNAFLAFNPGVDSGHMIAQYTQAGIVSELKRLAVPASVDSIPSSAMQEDHVSMGWSAARKLRRSIDGLTRVLAIEVMTAARGIDMRSPEQPAAISAAVIAELRTVVDGPGPDRFLAAEIEQAVEFVRTGRMGRVVRRAAAETDAAVR from the coding sequence ATGGGGGATGGCGGGCTTGCGGCAGCGCAGGTCGTAGCTATCGCCCGCGACGGCGCGCGCGTGCGCATCACGGACGAGGCGCTTGACGGCATGAGTGCTACCCGCCACATCATCGATTCCCTGGCCGACGATACGACTGCGCACTACGGGGTGTCCACCGGGTTCGGTGCCCTCGCTACCACCTACATCAGCCCCGAGCTTCGTGTGCAGTTGCAGCGCTCGCTCGTGCGCAGCCATGCTGCCTCGAGCGGCCCCGCCGTCGAGATCGAGGTCGTGAGGGGCACCATGGCGTTGAGGCTCGCCACCCTTGCGACGGGCAGAACAGGCGTGCGCCCCATCGTCGCCCAGCGGTATGCCGCGCTTCTCAATGCCGCCATCACCCCGATCGTGGGCGAGTACGGCAGCCTGGGGTGCTCGGGCGATCTTGCGCCCCTGGCCCACTGCGCACTGGCGGTGATGGGGGAGGGCGATGTTGTTGACTCGTCGGGCAGTGTCGTTTCGGCCTCCAGCGCTCTTGCGGCGGCGGGCATCGAACCGCTCGAACTTCACGAGAAGGAGGGCCTGGCCCTCATCAATGGCACCGACGGAATGCTGGCGATGCTCTGCCTCGCGCTGCACGACCTCGACGGCCTTCTGACGGTGGCCGATGTCGCCGCGGCCATGAGCATTGAGGGACTGCAGGGAACCGATCGGGTCTTCGCCGCAGACCTTCAGGCGCTTCGCCCACACCCCGGACAGGCGGTTTCTGCCGCCAACATGCGTGCCGTTCTCGCGGATTCACCGATCATCGCAGCGCACAAGTCGACGGGATTCACCCGGGTGCAGGATGCGTACTCGCTGAGGTGTGCGCCCCAGGTTCACGGTGCTGTGCGTGACACGATGTCCCACACGCGCCTCGTGGCTGAGCGCGAACTCGGCTCCGCCATCGACAATCCCGTGGTTACGCTCGACGGCCGCCTCGAATCCAACGGCAACTTTCACGGCGCCCCGCTCGGCTATGCGCTCGACTTCTTAGCCATCGCCGTAGCCGATCTCGCAAGCATGAGCGAGCGCCGAACGGATCGGTTTCTCGACCCCGCACGCAACCATGGCCTCAACGCATTTCTCGCGTTCAACCCCGGCGTCGACTCCGGGCACATGATCGCTCAGTACACACAGGCGGGCATCGTCTCGGAGCTCAAGCGCCTAGCCGTGCCAGCATCCGTCGATTCGATTCCGAGCTCGGCAATGCAGGAGGACCACGTGTCGATGGGATGGTCTGCCGCGCGCAAGCTGAGGCGCTCGATTGACGGGCTCACCCGGGTGTTGGCCATCGAGGTGATGACGGCGGCGCGAGGCATCGATATGCGCTCACCAGAGCAGCCTGCTGCGATTTCTGCTGCGGTGATCGCCGAGCTTCGCACGGTTGTCGATGGCCCCGGCCCCGACCGGTTTCTCGCCGCCGAAATCGAGCAGGCGGTTGAGTTCGTGCGCACTGGACGCATGGGCAGGGTCGTGCGCCGGGCCGCTGCCGAGACCGACGCCGCTGTGCGCTAG
- a CDS encoding DUF1989 domain-containing protein — protein MKSDLKTYWAPGEQIAWEEEIRSFGSDDIPGEIIHDVFVPARGFLRARVVEKGDVVRIVNICGQQVMDVMLYDADNIKNVASMSNTILAGGTNALTTGVTIYAKQGQKLATVGIDTAKMAAADGGYCSDAVNELRYGVEGSPNCKQNLVASMADYGMTPDDLEEGCFTAFLWLTHDEDGTTRLYPSPSKPGDIFELIAERRMIVSASACPSERAVTNNHNPSPMKVIIYRPTAS, from the coding sequence GTGAAATCCGATCTGAAGACCTACTGGGCGCCCGGCGAGCAGATCGCCTGGGAGGAGGAGATTCGTAGCTTCGGCAGCGATGACATTCCCGGCGAGATCATCCACGACGTGTTCGTGCCCGCTCGCGGATTTCTCAGGGCTCGTGTCGTGGAGAAGGGCGATGTGGTCCGCATCGTCAACATCTGCGGCCAACAGGTCATGGACGTCATGCTCTATGACGCCGACAACATCAAAAACGTCGCCTCGATGAGCAACACGATTCTTGCGGGGGGCACCAACGCGCTCACGACGGGCGTGACGATCTATGCCAAGCAGGGGCAGAAGCTCGCCACGGTGGGCATCGACACCGCAAAGATGGCGGCGGCCGACGGTGGCTACTGCAGCGATGCGGTCAACGAACTCCGCTACGGCGTCGAGGGCAGCCCCAACTGCAAGCAAAACCTGGTCGCCTCGATGGCCGACTACGGGATGACTCCGGACGACCTCGAAGAGGGCTGCTTCACAGCGTTTCTCTGGCTCACTCACGACGAGGACGGCACGACCCGCCTTTATCCCTCGCCGAGCAAGCCAGGCGACATCTTCGAGCTCATCGCCGAGCGACGCATGATCGTGAGCGCCTCAGCCTGCCCTTCTGAGCGTGCGGTCACGAACAACCACAACCCTTCGCCCATGAAGGTCATCATCTACCGGCCCACGGCATCCTGA